Proteins from a genomic interval of Neodiprion lecontei isolate iyNeoLeco1 chromosome 2, iyNeoLeco1.1, whole genome shotgun sequence:
- the LOC107222449 gene encoding NAD-dependent protein deacetylase sirtuin-2 isoform X2: MEKPKDEKPSTAEDKRDSGAEDETPNSSSEATELEDSSVGKIRKYLAQKLGLHDSDNETDGQGAHMLTELSLDGIAEYIKSSGCRKIITMAGAGISTSAGIPDFRSPKSGLYHNLEKYNLPHPQAIFELDFFMENPEPFFVLAKQLMPIGFKPTPSHYFIRLLWEKGLLLRHYTQNVDTLERVAGIPGDVLVEAHGTFHTGHCLQCKASYEFEWMKEKILADEIPGCEKCKDGIVKPDIVFFGETLPDRFHTLIDNDFKQADLLIIMGSSLVVQPFASLVDMVPPNCPRLLINKEKVGMQDRIMRFLGLKQGLMFDPTDTNTGRDVAWLGECDTGCQLLADKLGWGEEMKVLIEKEQKNIEVEKSKEG; encoded by the exons ATGGAGAAACCCAAAGATGAGAAACCTAGCACCGCTGAAGACAAAAGGG ACAGCGGGGCTGAAGATGAAACTCCAAATTCGTCGTCAGAGGCAACAGAACTCGAAGATTCAAGCgttggaaaaattcgaaaatatctAGCTCAAAAGTTGGGGCTACACGATTCCGACAATGAAACGGACGGGCAGGGAGCGCACATGTTGACAGAACTATCGCTTGACGGAATTGCCGAATATATTAAAAGTAGTGGCTGTAGAAAGATTATTACTATGGCTGGTGCTGGGATATCCACGT CAGCTGGAATACCAGATTTTCGTTCACCTAAAAGCGGACTGTACCACAATCTAGAAAAATATAACCTGCCGCATCCTCAGGCTATCTTTGAGCTGGACTTTTTCATGGAAAACCCAGAGCCATTCTTTGTTCTGGCAAAGCAGTTGATGCCAATTGGATTTAAACCTACTCCAAGTCATTACTTTATTCGATTACTTTGGGAAAAAGGACTTTTATTGCGTCACTATACACAGAATGTCGACACCCTAGAGCGTGTTGCTGGGATACCTGGTGATGTATTGGTCGAAGCTCATGGAACTTTTCATACTGGTCATTGCCTGCAATGCAAGGCATCATATGAGTTTGAATGGATGAAAG AAAAAATACTTGCTGATGAGATACCAGGATGTGAGAAATGCAAAGATGGCATTGTTAAGCCGGACATTgtattttttggtgaaacgtTACCAGATAGATTCCATACTCTTATAGATAATGATTTCAAGCAAGCAGATCTATTGATCATTATGGGATCCAGTCTAGTTGTGCAACCATTCGCTTCTCTGGTAGACAT GGTTCCTCCAAATTGCCCTCGGCTTCTCATAAACAAGGAAAAGGTCGGGATGCAGGATCGTATTATGAGATTCTTAGGTTTGAAGCAAGGATTGATGTTCGATCCTACAGATACCAATACTGGAAGAGATGTTGCATGGCTAGGTGAATGTGACACTGGGTGTCAGTTGTTAGCCGACAAGCTTGGCTGGGGG GAGGAGATGAAGGTTCTTATTGAAAAAGAACAGAAGAACATTGAAGTCGAAAAATCGAAGGAAGGTTGA
- the LOC107222445 gene encoding cystathionine beta-synthase isoform X1 — MELIRPDLPSRCTWQPNAKNNPHTTRPPLNNRKEVLPNILAAIGQTPMVRLNNICKSFNIKCELLAKCEFLNPGGSVKDRIAHRMIQDAEDKGILKPGYTIIEPTSGNTGIGLAMASAVKGYRCIIVMPEKMSNEKVDTLRALGAEIVRTPTEAAWDSPEGHITVSQKLQKEIPNSVILDQYTNCGNPLAHYDQTAYEIWEQCKGKIDYLVAGAGTGGTISGISRRFKELIPQTKIVAIDPEGSILAEPAEINQSEVTFYEVEGIGYDFTPTVLDRGSVDLWVKTNDRDSLNCARALIREEGLLCGGSSGASMSAALKLAKDLPEDQRVVVILPDGLRNYMTKFVSDHWMEARGFLDPPPPVEANKWWWTTSISNLRLNPLSTLPAEATCQEAIAILKKGGFDQIPLIEKNGSIQGVVTLNDLTRSLISGKVKSTDCARKVLFKQFRKLTTCATLGRLSRILEKDAYVVIVNAKQTTSAVGIATQMDLLNYISEPHSNGTAA; from the exons ATGGAATTAATACGTCCAGATCTACCTTCGCGTTGCACGTGGCAACCAAATGCTAAAAATAATCCGCATACAACACGACCACc TCTTAATAATCGCAAGGAGGTACTCCCCAACATCCTGGCTGCTATTGGACAAACCCCTATGGTGCGATTGAACAATATTTGCAAATCATTTAATATCAAATGTGAATTAT TGGCAAAATGTGAATTTCTGAATCCTGGTGGCTCCGTAAAAGACAGGATCGCGCACAGAATGATCCAAGATGCGGAAGACAAAGGGATTCTCAAGCCAGGATATACCATAATTGAGCCAACAAGCGGAAATACAGGTATAGGATTGGCGATGGCATCAGCAGTCAAGGGTTACCGCTGTATCATAGTAATGCCTGAGAAGATGTCGAATGAAAAAGTTGACACACTGCGGGCTCTGGGGGCTGAGATTGTTAGAACGCCAACCGAGGCTGCGTGGGACAGTCCCGAAGGTCATATAACAGTATCTCAGAAATTACAGAAGGAAATACCAAATAGCGTAATTCTGGATCAG TATACCAATTGTGGAAATCCTCTAGCTCATTACGATCAAACAGCGTATGAAATCTGGGAACAATGCAAAGGCAAAATCGATTATTTAGTAGCAGGAGCTGGTACTGGTGGCACCATTAGTGGGATCAGTCGCAGATTCAAAGAACTAATACCACAGACAAAAATTGTAGCTATTGATCCGGAAGGTAGTATTCTTGCAGAGCCTGCGGAAATAAATCAAAGTGAAGTAACCTTCTATGAGGTCGAAGGAATTGG ATACGACTTCACTCCTACGGTTTTGGATCGTGGTTCAGTTGATTTGTGGGTTAAAACGAATGACAGAGACTCACTGAACTGTGCTAGAGCACTAATACGTGAGGAGGGTTTGTTGTGCGGTGGAAGTAGCGGTGCATCTATGTCAGCAGCTTTAAAATTGGCCAAGGATCTACCAGAAGATCAAAGAGTTGTTGTAATACTGCCAGATGGTCTCAGAAACTACATGACTAAATTTGTATCGGACCACTGGATGGAAGCCAGAGGTTTTTTG GATCCACCCCCGCCGGTAGAGGCGAACAAATGGTGGTGGACGACTTCTATTTCAAATCTTCGTTTAAATCCCCTGTCTACTCTACCAGCAGAAGCAACTTGTCAAGAAGCCATTGCGATTCTGAAGAAAGGCGGATTTGACCAAATTCCGCTTATAGAAAAGAATGGAAGTATCCAAGGGGTAGTAACTCTGAATGACCTTACGAGAAGTCTGATTTCGGGTAAAGTCAAGTCTACGGATTGCGCACGGAAAGTACTGTTCAAGCAATTCAGAAAGCTGACTACTTGTGCAACCCTCGGACGACTGTCACGAATTCTTGAAAAAGACGCATATGTTGTCATAGTAAATGCGAAACAAACGACCAGTGCAGTGGGTATTGCCACTCAAATGGATCTTTTGAATTATATCAGTGAACCGCACAGTAATGGCACTGCTGCTTGA
- the LOC107222441 gene encoding trafficking protein particle complex subunit 6b, with the protein MKQQNVDTKTNLPDTGEADECLFEYLHAEMVNYVLSSKTNGKEGEEELSPLEWMGFGVGYRIMERLTREWARFKDELDTIKFICMDLWSSLYRKQIDNLRTNHQGVYVLHDNAFRLLTNIGAPDSTQYLREAPRLLAFTCGLLRGSLANLGIVSTVTAEIATLPSCKFHVQVQRV; encoded by the exons ATGAAGCAGCAAAACGTTGACACAAAAACAAACCTCCCTGATACCGGGGAAGCGGACGAGTGTCTATTCGAATATTTGCATGCCGAAATGGTGAATTACGTTCTGAGTTCAAAAACAAACGGCAAG GAGGGCGAAGAAGAGCTTTCGCCTTTGGAGTGGATGGGATTCGGTGTTGGATATCGCATCATGGAACGGTTAACTAGGGAATGGGCGCGTTTCAAGGATGAGTTGGACACAATTAAGTTCATATGCATGGATCTTTGGTCAAGTTTGTACCGCAAGCAGATCGATAATTTGCGAACGAATCATCAGGGAGTATATGTACTACATGACAATGCATTCCGTTTACTAACCAACATCGGTGCTCCTGATAGCACGCAGTACTTACGCGAGGCTCCACGACTCTTAGCTTTTACCTGCGGTCTACTTCGTGGTAGCCTTGCAAATCTTGGAATAGTTAGTACGGTCACAGCAGAAATAGCTACATTACCGAGTTGCAAATTTCATGTACAGGTACAGAGagtttaa
- the LOC107222449 gene encoding NAD-dependent protein deacetylase sirtuin-2 isoform X1: protein MQLSPRTVIRCRGFPRLSVFEMEKPKDEKPSTAEDKRDSGAEDETPNSSSEATELEDSSVGKIRKYLAQKLGLHDSDNETDGQGAHMLTELSLDGIAEYIKSSGCRKIITMAGAGISTSAGIPDFRSPKSGLYHNLEKYNLPHPQAIFELDFFMENPEPFFVLAKQLMPIGFKPTPSHYFIRLLWEKGLLLRHYTQNVDTLERVAGIPGDVLVEAHGTFHTGHCLQCKASYEFEWMKEKILADEIPGCEKCKDGIVKPDIVFFGETLPDRFHTLIDNDFKQADLLIIMGSSLVVQPFASLVDMVPPNCPRLLINKEKVGMQDRIMRFLGLKQGLMFDPTDTNTGRDVAWLGECDTGCQLLADKLGWGEEMKVLIEKEQKNIEVEKSKEG, encoded by the exons ATGCAACTGTCACCTAGAACAGTGATTCGTTGCCGGGGATTCCCGCGATTATCAG TCTTTGAGATGGAGAAACCCAAAGATGAGAAACCTAGCACCGCTGAAGACAAAAGGG ACAGCGGGGCTGAAGATGAAACTCCAAATTCGTCGTCAGAGGCAACAGAACTCGAAGATTCAAGCgttggaaaaattcgaaaatatctAGCTCAAAAGTTGGGGCTACACGATTCCGACAATGAAACGGACGGGCAGGGAGCGCACATGTTGACAGAACTATCGCTTGACGGAATTGCCGAATATATTAAAAGTAGTGGCTGTAGAAAGATTATTACTATGGCTGGTGCTGGGATATCCACGT CAGCTGGAATACCAGATTTTCGTTCACCTAAAAGCGGACTGTACCACAATCTAGAAAAATATAACCTGCCGCATCCTCAGGCTATCTTTGAGCTGGACTTTTTCATGGAAAACCCAGAGCCATTCTTTGTTCTGGCAAAGCAGTTGATGCCAATTGGATTTAAACCTACTCCAAGTCATTACTTTATTCGATTACTTTGGGAAAAAGGACTTTTATTGCGTCACTATACACAGAATGTCGACACCCTAGAGCGTGTTGCTGGGATACCTGGTGATGTATTGGTCGAAGCTCATGGAACTTTTCATACTGGTCATTGCCTGCAATGCAAGGCATCATATGAGTTTGAATGGATGAAAG AAAAAATACTTGCTGATGAGATACCAGGATGTGAGAAATGCAAAGATGGCATTGTTAAGCCGGACATTgtattttttggtgaaacgtTACCAGATAGATTCCATACTCTTATAGATAATGATTTCAAGCAAGCAGATCTATTGATCATTATGGGATCCAGTCTAGTTGTGCAACCATTCGCTTCTCTGGTAGACAT GGTTCCTCCAAATTGCCCTCGGCTTCTCATAAACAAGGAAAAGGTCGGGATGCAGGATCGTATTATGAGATTCTTAGGTTTGAAGCAAGGATTGATGTTCGATCCTACAGATACCAATACTGGAAGAGATGTTGCATGGCTAGGTGAATGTGACACTGGGTGTCAGTTGTTAGCCGACAAGCTTGGCTGGGGG GAGGAGATGAAGGTTCTTATTGAAAAAGAACAGAAGAACATTGAAGTCGAAAAATCGAAGGAAGGTTGA
- the LOC107222445 gene encoding cystathionine beta-synthase isoform X2, whose amino-acid sequence MSIRDLNNRKEVLPNILAAIGQTPMVRLNNICKSFNIKCELLAKCEFLNPGGSVKDRIAHRMIQDAEDKGILKPGYTIIEPTSGNTGIGLAMASAVKGYRCIIVMPEKMSNEKVDTLRALGAEIVRTPTEAAWDSPEGHITVSQKLQKEIPNSVILDQYTNCGNPLAHYDQTAYEIWEQCKGKIDYLVAGAGTGGTISGISRRFKELIPQTKIVAIDPEGSILAEPAEINQSEVTFYEVEGIGYDFTPTVLDRGSVDLWVKTNDRDSLNCARALIREEGLLCGGSSGASMSAALKLAKDLPEDQRVVVILPDGLRNYMTKFVSDHWMEARGFLDPPPPVEANKWWWTTSISNLRLNPLSTLPAEATCQEAIAILKKGGFDQIPLIEKNGSIQGVVTLNDLTRSLISGKVKSTDCARKVLFKQFRKLTTCATLGRLSRILEKDAYVVIVNAKQTTSAVGIATQMDLLNYISEPHSNGTAA is encoded by the exons ATGAGTATCAGAGA TCTTAATAATCGCAAGGAGGTACTCCCCAACATCCTGGCTGCTATTGGACAAACCCCTATGGTGCGATTGAACAATATTTGCAAATCATTTAATATCAAATGTGAATTAT TGGCAAAATGTGAATTTCTGAATCCTGGTGGCTCCGTAAAAGACAGGATCGCGCACAGAATGATCCAAGATGCGGAAGACAAAGGGATTCTCAAGCCAGGATATACCATAATTGAGCCAACAAGCGGAAATACAGGTATAGGATTGGCGATGGCATCAGCAGTCAAGGGTTACCGCTGTATCATAGTAATGCCTGAGAAGATGTCGAATGAAAAAGTTGACACACTGCGGGCTCTGGGGGCTGAGATTGTTAGAACGCCAACCGAGGCTGCGTGGGACAGTCCCGAAGGTCATATAACAGTATCTCAGAAATTACAGAAGGAAATACCAAATAGCGTAATTCTGGATCAG TATACCAATTGTGGAAATCCTCTAGCTCATTACGATCAAACAGCGTATGAAATCTGGGAACAATGCAAAGGCAAAATCGATTATTTAGTAGCAGGAGCTGGTACTGGTGGCACCATTAGTGGGATCAGTCGCAGATTCAAAGAACTAATACCACAGACAAAAATTGTAGCTATTGATCCGGAAGGTAGTATTCTTGCAGAGCCTGCGGAAATAAATCAAAGTGAAGTAACCTTCTATGAGGTCGAAGGAATTGG ATACGACTTCACTCCTACGGTTTTGGATCGTGGTTCAGTTGATTTGTGGGTTAAAACGAATGACAGAGACTCACTGAACTGTGCTAGAGCACTAATACGTGAGGAGGGTTTGTTGTGCGGTGGAAGTAGCGGTGCATCTATGTCAGCAGCTTTAAAATTGGCCAAGGATCTACCAGAAGATCAAAGAGTTGTTGTAATACTGCCAGATGGTCTCAGAAACTACATGACTAAATTTGTATCGGACCACTGGATGGAAGCCAGAGGTTTTTTG GATCCACCCCCGCCGGTAGAGGCGAACAAATGGTGGTGGACGACTTCTATTTCAAATCTTCGTTTAAATCCCCTGTCTACTCTACCAGCAGAAGCAACTTGTCAAGAAGCCATTGCGATTCTGAAGAAAGGCGGATTTGACCAAATTCCGCTTATAGAAAAGAATGGAAGTATCCAAGGGGTAGTAACTCTGAATGACCTTACGAGAAGTCTGATTTCGGGTAAAGTCAAGTCTACGGATTGCGCACGGAAAGTACTGTTCAAGCAATTCAGAAAGCTGACTACTTGTGCAACCCTCGGACGACTGTCACGAATTCTTGAAAAAGACGCATATGTTGTCATAGTAAATGCGAAACAAACGACCAGTGCAGTGGGTATTGCCACTCAAATGGATCTTTTGAATTATATCAGTGAACCGCACAGTAATGGCACTGCTGCTTGA